A window of Pirellula sp. SH-Sr6A contains these coding sequences:
- a CDS encoding DUF1501 domain-containing protein, whose protein sequence is MFDNRRQLLQSSAAGFGYLALQSLLASTGYCNQPSNNPLRPKDPHFPARAKRIVFLFMKGGPSHVDTFDPKPALDRDDGKPPPFALPRVVFAAQGNLLKSPWKFKQHGQSGLPVSELFPNVAKHVDKLCVLRSLHGSNPAHGGALLKIHTGSDQFVRPSMGAWVSYGLGTENQDLPAFVTICPTLAHGGVNNWGSAFLPSSYQGTPIGNASLPATAATVGNIRNPMIDSAVQRKQLDLLREMEFAETLPSDRNRELDIRLDHFELAYRMQNSIPRIQDLASESEATMRLYGMDDPMTENFGRQCLLARRFLEEGVRFVQVTHSDSEVQWDQHSDLYLGHTKNAAEVDRPIAGLLTDLEQRGLLQDTLVLWGGEFGRTPTSQGNGRDHNPHGFTMWMAGGGVKGGFAYGATDEYGYYAVEDKMHIHDLHATILHLLGLDHERLTYRYAGRDFRLTDVAGQVATKILA, encoded by the coding sequence ATGTTCGATAATCGACGACAGTTGCTTCAATCCTCCGCAGCGGGATTTGGATATTTAGCTCTCCAATCGTTGCTGGCGTCGACGGGGTATTGCAACCAGCCATCCAACAATCCACTTCGTCCAAAAGATCCTCACTTCCCGGCGAGGGCCAAGCGGATTGTTTTTCTCTTTATGAAAGGGGGGCCGTCGCACGTCGATACGTTTGATCCAAAACCCGCGCTCGATCGCGACGATGGAAAGCCACCTCCGTTCGCACTGCCACGCGTTGTATTTGCAGCGCAAGGCAACTTGCTCAAGTCTCCTTGGAAATTCAAGCAGCATGGACAGTCGGGGCTTCCGGTCAGCGAGTTGTTTCCGAATGTTGCCAAGCACGTGGATAAGCTATGTGTTCTTCGATCGTTGCATGGTAGCAATCCAGCACACGGCGGCGCGTTACTGAAAATCCATACGGGGAGTGACCAGTTTGTACGCCCCAGCATGGGTGCCTGGGTCAGTTACGGATTGGGGACGGAGAATCAAGACCTTCCCGCATTCGTTACGATTTGCCCCACCTTAGCTCATGGCGGCGTGAACAATTGGGGATCAGCGTTCTTGCCATCTAGCTATCAGGGGACGCCCATTGGAAACGCGAGCCTGCCAGCCACCGCGGCCACGGTGGGTAACATCCGAAATCCGATGATCGATTCAGCAGTCCAACGAAAACAATTGGATTTACTACGCGAGATGGAGTTTGCGGAGACTTTGCCAAGCGATCGAAATCGAGAACTGGATATCCGATTGGATCACTTCGAACTCGCCTACCGGATGCAGAATTCCATTCCGCGCATTCAGGATCTGGCGTCCGAGTCCGAAGCTACCATGCGTCTCTACGGCATGGACGATCCGATGACGGAGAATTTCGGGCGGCAATGCCTGCTCGCCCGACGATTCCTCGAAGAAGGAGTTCGATTCGTTCAAGTCACCCATAGCGACAGCGAGGTGCAGTGGGACCAGCACAGCGACCTCTATTTGGGACACACCAAAAATGCCGCCGAAGTCGATCGCCCCATCGCCGGGCTGCTGACCGATCTGGAACAACGAGGATTGCTCCAGGATACTCTCGTCCTGTGGGGAGGCGAATTCGGTCGAACTCCTACCTCCCAAGGAAACGGCCGGGATCACAATCCTCACGGCTTCACCATGTGGATGGCCGGAGGGGGTGTCAAAGGAGGATTCGCCTACGGTGCGACCGACGAATACGGGTATTACGCCGTCGAGGACAAGATGCACATACATGATCTTCACGCCACGATCTTGCATCTGCTCGGATTGGATCACGAACGGCTGACCTATCGCTATGCAGGACGTGACTTCCGATTGACCGATGTCGCAGGTCAAGTCGCGACAAAGATCTTGGCATAA
- a CDS encoding RecQ family ATP-dependent DNA helicase has protein sequence MKEAYHVLRDSFGYEAFRGCQGEVIARTLAGEHSLVLMPTGGGKSLCFQVPALVLAGESRQESGSLPPLTLVISPLVALMKDQVDTLNRKGIEAAMVNSLLSREQREDRYRRIQSGEFKLLYVTPERFRKPDFLDVLRSRHIVLMAVDEAHCISEWGHDFRPDYSRMREIRRVLGDPTTIALTATATRDVQIDIIEQLGLSGSDETRLHCKIFHEGIDRPNLELTVETVWGVDEKLDAIAKTVDRWPRGPGIVYFTLIRKLEEMSERLRKRGIPHIQYHGDLPRHRRNEIQNRFMRGDAPLVLATNAFGMGIDKEDIRFVLHAEVPSSLESYYQEIGRAGRDGEPSLCTLLYSQDDLLTQMEFNQWSNPDADFYHRVYDFLKFDTVEVRAFGLEWLRERLSDRRKQDRRLETALSMLQRYGVIEDENDLSNVTVQAPLPATLASDADRSAKLQRDQKKLYALVEYVQAEDRKEYLHRYFGVDVPA, from the coding sequence ATGAAAGAGGCCTATCATGTCCTTCGCGATTCCTTTGGCTATGAGGCGTTTCGAGGCTGCCAAGGCGAGGTAATCGCGAGGACTCTCGCTGGCGAGCATTCGCTCGTCCTGATGCCTACCGGTGGTGGGAAGTCTCTTTGTTTTCAGGTCCCCGCCTTGGTACTCGCGGGAGAATCGAGACAAGAGAGTGGTTCTCTTCCTCCGTTGACTCTCGTAATTTCGCCCTTGGTCGCTTTGATGAAGGATCAAGTCGATACGTTGAACCGCAAGGGAATCGAAGCAGCGATGGTCAATTCATTGCTAAGTCGCGAGCAGCGTGAAGACCGATACCGAAGGATTCAGAGTGGTGAATTCAAACTTCTCTATGTCACTCCCGAGCGATTTCGAAAGCCCGACTTCCTCGATGTCTTGCGTTCCAGGCACATCGTTCTAATGGCTGTGGATGAGGCCCACTGCATCAGCGAATGGGGGCACGATTTCCGTCCCGATTACTCGCGTATGCGAGAGATTCGCCGAGTGCTCGGCGATCCCACGACCATTGCATTAACGGCGACGGCAACTCGCGATGTCCAAATCGATATCATCGAGCAGCTAGGATTGTCTGGTAGCGATGAGACTCGATTGCACTGCAAAATTTTTCACGAGGGAATTGATCGTCCTAATCTCGAGCTGACAGTTGAAACCGTGTGGGGAGTTGATGAGAAGCTCGATGCGATCGCGAAAACGGTCGATCGCTGGCCGCGGGGACCTGGAATCGTGTACTTCACGCTCATTCGCAAGCTCGAAGAGATGAGTGAACGGTTGAGGAAGAGAGGAATCCCACACATCCAGTATCACGGCGATTTACCAAGGCACCGCCGAAACGAAATTCAAAATCGATTCATGCGTGGGGATGCACCACTTGTTCTAGCCACGAATGCATTTGGGATGGGAATCGATAAAGAGGATATACGTTTCGTCCTCCATGCCGAGGTCCCGAGTTCGCTGGAATCCTACTACCAAGAGATTGGTCGTGCTGGACGCGATGGCGAACCGTCCCTCTGCACCCTGCTATATTCGCAAGATGATTTGCTCACACAGATGGAATTCAATCAGTGGAGCAATCCCGACGCTGATTTCTACCATCGGGTTTATGACTTTTTGAAATTCGACACGGTGGAGGTCCGCGCGTTTGGACTGGAATGGTTGCGCGAGCGGTTGTCCGATCGTCGCAAACAAGATCGACGCTTGGAAACCGCGCTCTCCATGTTGCAACGGTACGGTGTCATCGAAGATGAAAACGATCTTTCCAATGTCACCGTTCAGGCTCCGCTTCCGGCGACGCTAGCGAGCGATGCGGACCGCTCTGCCAAGCTCCAACGCGATCAGAAGAAGCTCTACGCGTTGGTCGAATATGTGCAAGCGGAGGATCGCAAAGAATATTTGCACCGCTACTTCGGAGTCGACGTTCCGGCGTAA
- a CDS encoding alpha/beta hydrolase produces the protein MRNQTMRSLISLWCKPLLIGCIALFGSTGLSAAEPRSFELPLWKDGAPGALGSEPKDIPLAMVRLPESGAPTAALVVCPGGGYGNLAMGHEGHEIAAWANELGMAAIICDYRHRNKGYGHPAPMQDAMRAVRLTRAMAKEWNIDPNRVGIMGFSAGGHLVSTVLTQFDLGDANSTDPILKQSSRPDFGVLCYPVILFGKPKSHKGSENNLLGKSPDPELLASLQNADRVTKETPPTFLFHTMEDTAVPPENSLEFYAAMVKAGVPGELHIYEKGRHGVGLGKAIPATGDWSNALQRWLASRGIVELTAPVSSGRKPATLEAKE, from the coding sequence ATGCGAAACCAAACCATGCGTTCCCTGATCTCTCTTTGGTGCAAGCCCTTGCTCATTGGATGCATTGCTTTGTTCGGTTCCACAGGATTGAGTGCAGCAGAACCTCGTTCCTTTGAGTTGCCTCTTTGGAAGGATGGAGCCCCAGGTGCATTGGGGAGCGAGCCGAAGGACATTCCCTTGGCGATGGTACGTCTTCCGGAAAGCGGTGCTCCGACCGCTGCCTTGGTGGTTTGTCCTGGAGGTGGTTACGGGAATCTCGCAATGGGGCATGAGGGTCATGAGATCGCTGCTTGGGCGAATGAACTCGGGATGGCGGCCATCATTTGCGACTACCGACATCGCAACAAAGGCTATGGCCACCCAGCTCCGATGCAAGATGCGATGCGAGCCGTCCGATTGACGCGAGCTATGGCAAAGGAGTGGAATATCGATCCGAATCGGGTCGGGATTATGGGGTTCTCGGCAGGCGGCCACCTTGTTTCGACGGTACTAACTCAGTTCGATCTTGGGGACGCGAATTCAACCGATCCCATCTTGAAGCAATCCAGCCGACCTGATTTCGGAGTCCTTTGCTATCCGGTGATACTGTTTGGGAAACCGAAATCGCATAAAGGAAGCGAGAACAATTTGCTTGGAAAATCTCCGGATCCAGAGTTGCTAGCATCGCTGCAGAACGCGGATCGCGTTACGAAGGAAACCCCTCCGACGTTCCTTTTCCACACGATGGAAGACACGGCCGTACCTCCTGAAAACTCGTTGGAGTTTTACGCGGCGATGGTGAAAGCGGGCGTGCCGGGAGAGCTACATATCTACGAAAAGGGTCGGCATGGTGTCGGTCTCGGGAAAGCAATTCCTGCTACTGGTGATTGGTCCAACGCACTCCAACGCTGGCTGGCTTCTCGTGGCATTGTTGAACTCACTGCACCGGTAAGTTCGGGCCGCAAACCAGCGACTTTGGAAGCGAAAGAATAG
- a CDS encoding class II fumarate hydratase: MSEYRIEVDSMGEVQVPANAYYSAQTQRAVENFPISGWELPIPLIRAMGRVKLACAIANHDLGKLTGSGKTRLSEEQVAAMKSACHEVIDGKMDGEFPIDVFQTGSGTSSNMNVNEVISNRAIEILGGDRFSKSKPIHPNDHVNMGQSTNDTFPTAIHVATAVEIETKLIPMLKRFHESLQEKASKWDRVIKIGRTHLMDATPLRLGQEFGGFARQIELSIERAKQALKGVLELPVGGTAVGSGINTHPEFGARVAKALADQTGIPFIEAVNHFEANAQRDGLVESHGQIKAIAMTLFNLSNNIRWLGSGPRCGFYEVILPDRQPGSSIMPGKVNPVMCESMMQLTARVMGNDTTMTLCGASGGNFQLNIMMPVMGHAMLESIMLLTNGVGAFIEFCMDGLEANPEACEASVEQSLSMVTSLNPHIGYEKAAKLTKEAFASGKTIRELCLEQNVLPKETLDEALDPFTMTEPQA, encoded by the coding sequence ATGTCTGAATATCGAATCGAAGTGGACTCCATGGGCGAGGTACAAGTCCCCGCCAATGCTTACTACAGCGCTCAAACTCAGCGTGCCGTCGAGAATTTCCCCATTTCAGGCTGGGAGCTCCCGATCCCCCTCATCCGAGCGATGGGAAGAGTGAAATTGGCATGCGCGATCGCCAATCACGATTTGGGAAAGCTGACGGGTTCCGGAAAAACACGATTGAGCGAAGAGCAAGTCGCTGCGATGAAATCCGCTTGCCATGAGGTGATCGACGGGAAAATGGACGGCGAATTCCCGATCGATGTGTTCCAAACCGGCTCCGGTACCTCGAGCAACATGAATGTGAATGAGGTCATCTCGAACCGAGCGATCGAGATATTGGGGGGGGATCGATTCTCCAAATCGAAACCAATCCACCCCAACGACCACGTCAATATGGGGCAAAGCACCAACGATACTTTCCCCACTGCTATTCACGTTGCAACCGCAGTTGAAATTGAGACCAAGTTGATCCCGATGCTGAAGCGATTTCACGAATCACTTCAGGAGAAGGCCAGCAAATGGGATCGGGTTATCAAGATCGGACGAACCCACTTGATGGACGCAACGCCTCTTCGGCTGGGGCAAGAATTCGGAGGGTTTGCACGCCAAATCGAGCTGTCGATCGAGCGTGCCAAACAAGCCTTGAAGGGTGTTTTGGAACTGCCCGTGGGTGGAACCGCCGTAGGAAGTGGGATCAACACCCACCCCGAATTCGGTGCGCGCGTAGCCAAAGCGCTCGCCGACCAAACGGGAATCCCATTCATCGAGGCGGTCAATCACTTCGAAGCCAACGCCCAACGGGATGGATTGGTCGAATCGCACGGCCAGATCAAAGCGATTGCCATGACTCTTTTCAATCTATCGAACAATATCCGTTGGCTTGGATCAGGACCTCGTTGCGGGTTCTACGAAGTCATTTTGCCGGATCGCCAACCTGGCTCTTCGATCATGCCCGGAAAAGTGAACCCTGTAATGTGCGAAAGCATGATGCAACTCACCGCCCGCGTCATGGGAAATGATACGACGATGACTCTATGCGGCGCATCGGGAGGCAATTTCCAGCTGAATATCATGATGCCCGTGATGGGACACGCCATGTTGGAGAGTATCATGTTACTCACCAACGGTGTCGGAGCGTTTATCGAGTTCTGCATGGACGGACTGGAGGCCAACCCGGAAGCGTGCGAGGCGAGCGTCGAGCAAAGCTTGTCCATGGTAACGAGTTTGAACCCACACATCGGATACGAGAAAGCGGCAAAGCTAACCAAGGAGGCGTTCGCATCCGGCAAAACGATCCGCGAACTTTGCTTGGAACAAAATGTGCTTCCGAAAGAGACGCTCGACGAAGCCCTTGACCCGTTCACAATGACCGAACCCCAGGCGTAG
- a CDS encoding class I SAM-dependent rRNA methyltransferase: MDDSLKALIPNRNASMPAVFVNRPMLHPNIYRKRILQTEGNPVAGQWVAVYSVNSDYPDRDSEGRRTGGTRSESEPSLFAYGIYNPRSEVAVRLMSWWGEWPDDAFWDRIVDQAVSLRRDVLRLDETTDAYRVMHGEADGVPGLVVDRYGDCLSAELFSLGMSYRCEAILERLQSRLGTKHWLIQECPQFLSQEGLSVPSRKSEGLSPTVTVQENGVKYRIHFGTGHKTGFFCDQRDNRKQLAHFSKGKSVLDLCCYTGGFSVQAAKAGEASDVTGVDLDDEPLSMAKKNADINQTRVRFVQSDAFAFMRDMLRIGRQYDVIVLDPPKLIRSRAELEEGSKKHFDLNKLAMQLVKPGGILLTCSCAGLLDSESFQGIVRSAAKATGFDTEGKPHPPRTLQILHSTGAAPDHPVVAHCPETGYLKSIWARVL, from the coding sequence ATGGATGATTCCCTCAAAGCGTTGATCCCTAACCGAAACGCTTCGATGCCTGCGGTCTTCGTCAACCGACCGATGCTTCACCCCAATATCTACCGCAAACGGATCCTTCAAACGGAAGGGAATCCAGTCGCTGGCCAATGGGTTGCTGTTTATTCGGTGAATTCGGATTACCCAGATCGCGATTCGGAGGGAAGAAGAACGGGTGGAACTCGATCCGAGTCTGAGCCAAGTCTCTTCGCCTATGGGATCTACAATCCTCGATCCGAAGTGGCCGTTCGACTGATGTCTTGGTGGGGAGAGTGGCCGGACGACGCCTTTTGGGATCGGATTGTCGATCAAGCCGTTTCGCTGCGACGGGATGTTCTCCGACTCGATGAGACCACCGACGCCTATCGAGTCATGCACGGCGAAGCGGACGGCGTGCCAGGCTTAGTCGTCGATCGCTACGGGGATTGCCTGAGCGCTGAGCTCTTCAGTTTGGGCATGTCGTATCGATGCGAGGCAATTCTGGAGCGATTGCAATCGCGACTGGGGACCAAGCACTGGCTGATCCAAGAGTGCCCCCAATTTCTCAGCCAAGAGGGATTGTCCGTTCCCTCGCGAAAATCGGAAGGATTGTCTCCGACTGTCACCGTCCAAGAAAACGGCGTGAAGTATCGCATCCATTTCGGCACGGGACATAAAACAGGGTTCTTCTGCGATCAACGGGATAATCGAAAGCAGTTGGCGCACTTTTCTAAAGGAAAATCGGTTCTCGATCTTTGCTGCTATACGGGAGGATTTTCTGTGCAAGCGGCGAAAGCGGGGGAAGCGTCCGATGTGACCGGGGTCGATCTCGATGATGAGCCTTTGTCCATGGCCAAGAAGAATGCCGATATCAATCAAACCCGAGTTCGCTTCGTTCAATCCGATGCGTTTGCCTTCATGCGTGATATGCTGCGAATCGGCCGACAATACGATGTAATTGTGCTTGATCCTCCCAAACTCATTCGTTCGCGAGCCGAATTGGAAGAAGGGAGCAAGAAGCATTTCGATTTGAACAAATTGGCGATGCAATTGGTGAAGCCAGGTGGGATCCTGTTGACTTGCTCCTGTGCCGGTTTGTTGGATTCCGAATCCTTCCAAGGTATTGTCCGCTCGGCCGCCAAAGCGACAGGCTTTGATACCGAAGGAAAGCCTCACCCGCCGCGTACGCTTCAAATTCTTCATTCCACTGGTGCAGCCCCCGATCATCCCGTCGTGGCGCACTGTCCCGAGACAGGCTATCTCAAAAGCATTTGGGCTAGGGTGCTTTAG
- a CDS encoding UxaA family hydrolase has product MGNLAKAWIQLHPNDNCIVALRSLQTGETVENSVNSTLVRQPIDAGHKMAIQSIQRGESILKYGWPIGVATEPIAAGTHIHDHNLKCEHRMDYEGLASMTPEPPQPLVGKTFEGYVRPNGKVGTRNYIGIISTVNCSASVSRYIANHFTPELLSQYPNVDGVVAFKHDSGCGLAYEGIKHRTLSRVLGGIAKHPNIAAYLLIGLGCEQNTLGHLMKAQRLVSLRMPGQSTAATMDIPILSMQDIGGTAKTVAKGVELVQELLPIVNSYRRTTVPASELILATKCGGSDGYSGITANPALGIASDLLIAAGGTSILGETTELYGAEQLFTKRAANEAVSRKLLTKMEWWIDYTKHYHEEFDNNPSLGNKAGGLTTIIEKSLGAAAKGGSTALQDVYEYGEIVDRKGLVIVDSPGFDPVCVTGMVASGANVVVFTTGRGSCFGCKPVPSIKVATNSALYRRMPDDMDLNMGTVLEDESLQDAGERLFNEILATASGKKTKSELLGYGDDEFCPWPIGPTL; this is encoded by the coding sequence ATGGGCAATCTCGCCAAGGCTTGGATTCAGCTTCATCCCAACGACAACTGCATCGTCGCATTGCGGTCGCTTCAAACCGGCGAAACGGTCGAGAACAGCGTTAATTCCACCTTGGTCCGGCAGCCGATTGACGCTGGCCATAAAATGGCGATCCAATCGATCCAGCGGGGCGAGAGCATTCTGAAGTACGGCTGGCCGATCGGCGTCGCGACAGAGCCCATCGCTGCAGGAACTCATATCCACGATCACAATCTCAAGTGCGAGCATCGAATGGACTATGAGGGGCTCGCATCCATGACCCCCGAACCACCCCAACCGCTTGTTGGCAAAACATTTGAAGGTTATGTACGACCGAACGGAAAAGTTGGGACGCGGAACTACATCGGTATTATCTCGACAGTCAATTGCTCGGCTTCCGTATCACGTTATATCGCAAATCATTTCACCCCTGAACTGCTGAGCCAATACCCTAACGTCGACGGTGTCGTCGCTTTCAAGCATGACAGCGGCTGCGGATTGGCTTATGAGGGGATCAAACACCGAACATTGAGCCGTGTCTTAGGTGGCATTGCGAAGCATCCGAACATCGCGGCTTATCTGCTGATCGGTCTTGGGTGCGAACAGAATACGCTCGGGCATCTGATGAAGGCACAGAGATTGGTTTCACTTCGCATGCCAGGGCAGTCCACCGCTGCGACGATGGACATTCCAATTCTTTCGATGCAGGACATCGGCGGAACGGCAAAGACCGTCGCAAAGGGTGTCGAACTGGTTCAGGAGCTCCTTCCGATCGTCAACAGCTATCGACGCACGACCGTTCCTGCCAGCGAACTTATTCTTGCGACTAAATGCGGTGGTTCGGATGGTTATTCAGGCATCACAGCCAATCCAGCTCTTGGAATCGCATCCGATCTACTGATTGCAGCTGGAGGTACCTCGATCTTGGGAGAGACTACCGAGCTGTACGGAGCGGAGCAGCTCTTTACAAAGCGAGCTGCAAACGAAGCGGTTTCTCGCAAACTGCTCACCAAGATGGAATGGTGGATTGATTACACAAAACACTACCATGAAGAATTCGACAACAACCCATCCCTTGGGAACAAGGCGGGGGGACTCACCACCATTATCGAGAAGTCCCTCGGAGCTGCTGCCAAAGGGGGGAGCACGGCGCTGCAAGACGTGTACGAATACGGTGAAATCGTCGACCGCAAGGGGCTTGTGATTGTCGACTCACCGGGGTTCGATCCTGTTTGCGTGACCGGAATGGTCGCAAGTGGCGCCAATGTCGTTGTGTTCACGACTGGCCGAGGAAGTTGCTTTGGGTGCAAACCTGTTCCCAGTATCAAAGTCGCAACCAACAGCGCCCTCTACCGACGTATGCCCGATGATATGGACCTTAACATGGGAACCGTTCTGGAAGACGAAAGCCTGCAGGACGCCGGCGAGCGCTTGTTTAACGAAATCCTAGCTACTGCCAGTGGAAAGAAGACGAAGAGCGAATTGCTCGGATACGGGGACGACGAATTCTGCCCCTGGCCAATCGGCCCGACTCTTTGA
- a CDS encoding DJ-1/PfpI family protein — MASKKILFIVGDFVEDYEVMVPYQMLGMIGHQCDAICPDKKSGDFVSTAIHDFEGHQTYSEKPGHRFRLNRDFDSVKPETYDALVLPGGRAPEYLRLHARVLEIVCHFAETNKPIAAICHGPQILAAAGVLKGKSCSCYPACQYEVVASGGKYMAPSEGFDSAHTDGNLVTAPAWPAHPAWISQFAKLLGSKIEA, encoded by the coding sequence ATGGCCTCCAAAAAGATACTTTTTATCGTCGGTGACTTCGTCGAAGACTACGAAGTGATGGTTCCCTATCAAATGCTAGGGATGATTGGTCACCAGTGCGATGCAATTTGCCCGGATAAGAAGTCTGGTGATTTCGTCTCAACAGCGATTCATGATTTCGAAGGTCATCAAACCTATTCGGAGAAACCGGGGCACCGATTTCGATTGAACCGAGACTTCGATTCCGTGAAACCGGAGACTTACGACGCTTTGGTGCTCCCCGGAGGCCGTGCACCGGAGTACTTGAGACTTCATGCTCGAGTACTGGAGATCGTTTGTCACTTTGCAGAGACCAATAAACCGATCGCCGCTATTTGCCATGGACCCCAAATCCTAGCAGCGGCTGGTGTACTGAAAGGCAAATCCTGCAGTTGCTATCCCGCTTGCCAGTACGAAGTCGTCGCGTCGGGTGGGAAGTACATGGCTCCGAGCGAAGGATTCGATTCGGCACACACCGATGGCAACTTGGTCACCGCCCCTGCTTGGCCAGCCCACCCCGCTTGGATTTCTCAATTTGCAAAGCTACTCGGTTCCAAGATCGAAGCGTAG
- the tkt gene encoding transketolase: protein MNAPVTSPTQVAIDTIRTLSMDGVQAANSGHPGTPMALAPVAFQIWTDAMNYDPAQPLWPNRDRFVLSCGHASMLLYSLIHLAGIRNVDAHGNVTAEPALTLDNLKNFRQLHSPCAGHPEFGYATGIETTTGPLGQGVGNSVGMAIASKFLGATYNKPGYDLFDYNVYALCGDGDLMEGVACEAASLAGHLRLSNLCWIYDDNGITIEGHTDLAYSENVALKFQGLGWNVVQVADANDLSALQAAFASFKSTQDRPTLIIVKSVIGFGSPNKANTHGAHGAPLGDEEIKLTKKAYGWPENEKFHVPDVTRKVFADTIGKKGAASSAAWMAKFAEYKAKFPKEAADVQSIIDRKLPAGWDAGLKEFATDAKGLATRVSSGKVLNMLAPNLPSLFGGSADLAPSTMTNLDGFGSFGSANYTGRNMHFGIREHAMAASLNGMSLSGLRAYGATFFVFTDYMRPSMRLSSIMHQPVLYVLTHDSIGLGEDGPTHQPVEHLAACRAIPGLYVFRPGDANEVLFAYKAALSIDNHPTAMVLSRQNVPTLDRTQYGAAEGVLKGAYVLSECDGEAQALILGTGSEIPICLKAQELLAAKGIKARVVSVPCMELFDEQDDSYKATVLPSSITARVACEAGIRLGWDKYIGIDGKFVGMSTFGASAPANQLYEHFKITPENIVNQVETMLAKK from the coding sequence ATGAACGCACCCGTTACCAGCCCAACCCAAGTCGCTATCGACACCATTCGAACCCTTAGCATGGATGGCGTGCAAGCTGCGAATAGCGGGCACCCAGGTACACCGATGGCTCTGGCTCCTGTCGCGTTTCAGATTTGGACCGACGCGATGAACTACGATCCAGCTCAGCCACTTTGGCCGAATCGCGATCGCTTTGTTCTTTCGTGCGGCCATGCGTCCATGCTCCTCTATTCGTTGATCCATCTCGCGGGCATTCGCAATGTCGATGCGCATGGAAACGTGACTGCCGAACCTGCTCTCACGCTTGATAACCTGAAGAATTTCCGTCAGCTGCATAGCCCCTGCGCAGGTCACCCAGAATTCGGATACGCGACGGGTATCGAAACGACTACCGGACCACTAGGTCAAGGAGTCGGGAATTCGGTTGGGATGGCGATCGCGTCCAAGTTTCTCGGAGCGACCTACAACAAGCCTGGATACGATCTCTTCGACTACAACGTTTACGCACTCTGCGGTGATGGCGATTTGATGGAAGGTGTCGCTTGCGAGGCAGCCTCGCTCGCCGGTCACTTGCGGCTGTCGAACCTATGCTGGATCTACGACGACAACGGGATCACTATCGAAGGGCACACGGATCTAGCTTACAGTGAAAACGTAGCCCTTAAGTTCCAAGGTCTTGGTTGGAACGTTGTTCAAGTCGCCGACGCCAACGACCTGTCTGCACTTCAGGCAGCGTTCGCGAGCTTCAAATCGACCCAGGATCGTCCAACCTTGATCATCGTAAAGTCGGTGATCGGATTCGGATCTCCCAACAAAGCCAACACCCACGGAGCACACGGGGCACCGCTCGGTGATGAAGAAATCAAATTGACGAAGAAGGCATATGGATGGCCTGAGAATGAGAAGTTCCATGTGCCCGACGTCACCCGCAAAGTCTTCGCCGATACTATCGGTAAAAAGGGTGCCGCCTCTTCGGCCGCTTGGATGGCAAAGTTTGCCGAATACAAAGCGAAGTTTCCGAAGGAGGCTGCGGACGTTCAATCCATCATCGATCGCAAGCTTCCGGCAGGCTGGGATGCCGGACTCAAAGAGTTCGCGACCGATGCGAAGGGTTTGGCGACGCGCGTGAGCAGTGGCAAGGTGTTGAACATGCTCGCTCCCAACCTTCCGAGCCTCTTTGGCGGCTCCGCGGACTTGGCTCCTTCCACCATGACCAACTTGGATGGCTTCGGAAGCTTTGGGTCCGCTAACTATACGGGCCGCAATATGCACTTCGGTATTCGCGAACATGCCATGGCGGCTTCTCTGAACGGAATGAGTCTTTCGGGACTACGAGCCTACGGCGCGACCTTCTTCGTCTTCACCGACTATATGCGACCGTCGATGCGATTGAGCAGCATCATGCATCAGCCGGTCCTCTACGTGTTGACGCACGATTCGATCGGTCTGGGCGAGGATGGCCCGACCCACCAACCGGTCGAACATTTGGCAGCATGCCGCGCAATTCCTGGGCTGTACGTATTCCGCCCTGGGGATGCGAACGAAGTGCTGTTCGCCTACAAAGCGGCCTTGAGCATCGACAATCATCCCACTGCCATGGTCCTTTCGAGACAGAATGTACCGACTTTGGATCGCACCCAATACGGGGCTGCCGAAGGAGTACTCAAGGGCGCTTATGTCTTGAGCGAATGCGATGGCGAAGCACAGGCACTGATTCTTGGAACGGGATCGGAGATCCCCATCTGCCTCAAAGCCCAAGAACTACTTGCAGCCAAGGGTATCAAGGCTCGCGTCGTCAGCGTCCCGTGCATGGAGTTGTTCGACGAGCAAGACGATTCCTACAAGGCGACGGTATTGCCAAGTTCGATCACGGCTCGCGTCGCATGTGAGGCTGGCATTCGACTCGGTTGGGATAAATACATCGGTATCGATGGTAAATTCGTTGGCATGAGCACCTTCGGGGCATCCGCACCAGCGAACCAACTTTACGAGCACTTCAAGATCACCCCAGAGAACATCGTCAACCAAGTCGAGACGATGTTGGCGAAGAAGTAA